A window of Actinomycetota bacterium contains these coding sequences:
- a CDS encoding glycosyltransferase family 4 protein, translating to MSMRILSTLTYYHPHWTGLTVLGRRFAEGLAERGHDVTVLASRHDPDLPRRERANGVTILRVPTLGRISRTVIMPSYPVALVREVARCDVVHLHTPMPEAALVAGVARLLGKPTLITHHGDVVMPAGALNAIIQRVMDAVIRLGMRLSDRVIVHTDDYRDHSAFLAPVADKIDSIYPPVVLPEPEPSEVERWRQRLGLEGRRLVGFAGRFVEEKGFDYLLEAVPLVRARIPNAQFLFAGDTNVAYERFFQRCRPLLDRSRDAVTEVGLLSDPQQMANFYALCDVFVLPSRSDCFAIVQVEALLAGTPLVTTDIPGAREVVRVTGAGTLVPPRDAPGLADGLVRVLHDPASYRPVAATVRDIFDAQRSVSQYEDLLLALRDGVTSSRRR from the coding sequence ATGTCGATGCGGATCCTGTCCACGCTCACCTACTACCACCCCCACTGGACCGGGCTGACCGTGCTCGGGCGGCGCTTCGCCGAGGGTCTGGCGGAACGCGGCCACGACGTCACCGTGCTCGCGTCCAGACACGATCCCGATCTGCCGCGCCGGGAACGCGCGAACGGCGTGACGATCCTCCGCGTGCCAACGCTGGGTCGCATCAGTCGGACGGTGATCATGCCCTCGTACCCGGTGGCCCTCGTGCGGGAAGTTGCGCGCTGCGACGTCGTGCACCTGCACACGCCGATGCCGGAGGCCGCGCTCGTGGCCGGCGTCGCGCGCCTGCTCGGCAAGCCGACGCTGATCACCCACCACGGCGATGTGGTGATGCCAGCCGGTGCCCTGAACGCGATCATCCAGCGGGTCATGGACGCGGTCATCCGCCTGGGCATGCGGCTGTCCGATCGGGTCATCGTGCACACCGACGACTACCGCGACCACTCGGCGTTCCTGGCACCGGTCGCCGACAAGATCGATTCGATCTACCCGCCGGTCGTGCTGCCAGAACCCGAACCCTCCGAGGTCGAGCGTTGGCGGCAGCGCCTGGGCCTGGAGGGCCGACGTCTCGTGGGATTCGCGGGTCGGTTCGTCGAGGAGAAGGGCTTCGACTACCTGCTCGAGGCCGTGCCCCTCGTCCGCGCACGGATACCAAACGCCCAGTTCCTCTTCGCCGGCGACACCAACGTCGCGTACGAGCGCTTCTTCCAGCGTTGCCGTCCACTGCTCGACCGATCGCGCGATGCTGTGACCGAGGTGGGGCTCCTCTCCGATCCGCAGCAGATGGCGAACTTCTACGCCTTGTGCGACGTGTTCGTCCTGCCATCGCGGAGCGACTGCTTCGCGATCGTGCAGGTCGAGGCGCTCTTGGCCGGTACGCCGCTGGTGACCACCGACATCCCCGGCGCGCGTGAGGTCGTCCGCGTCACCGGTGCAGGCACGCTAGTACCTCCACGGGACGCACCCGGGTTGGCGGACGGCCTCGTCCGGGTCCTCCACGACCCCGCGTCATATCGGCCGGTGGCCGCAACCGTTCGCGACATCTTCGACGCTCAGCGGTCCGTGTCGCAGTACGAAGACCTGCTGCTGGCTCTTCGCGATGGAGTGACGTCGAGCAGGCGGCGCTAG
- a CDS encoding ABC transporter permease, with translation MRALGLRELWAYRELALFLALRELKARYKQAVFGAAWAVVQPLAGVVVFTIVFRRLANMPSDGLPYPLFAFAGLIAWTYISAAVTKGTQILVQNVPLVTKVYFPRILAPLAAAVPGLVDLVISAALLLALAPLFGVTPTWRLVTFPLWVLAALLVVLSVSTWLSALNVRYRDVNHAVTLLIQLWLFASPVAYPLSQVPDAWRQLYLLNPTVGIIEGFRWSMIGAPWPGTDVVISFTAGAVLLAGGLLYFQHNERRFADVI, from the coding sequence GTGCGGGCACTCGGCCTACGCGAGCTATGGGCGTACCGCGAACTTGCTCTGTTCCTGGCCCTCCGTGAGCTCAAAGCCCGCTACAAGCAGGCCGTCTTCGGCGCGGCGTGGGCCGTGGTACAACCGCTAGCCGGGGTGGTGGTCTTCACGATTGTCTTCCGGCGACTGGCGAACATGCCGAGCGACGGGCTGCCGTACCCGCTGTTCGCGTTCGCAGGGCTGATCGCTTGGACCTACATCTCCGCGGCAGTGACCAAGGGCACCCAGATCCTGGTGCAGAACGTCCCGCTGGTCACCAAGGTGTACTTCCCGCGGATCCTCGCCCCGCTGGCGGCCGCCGTTCCGGGCCTGGTCGACCTGGTCATCTCCGCGGCGTTGCTCTTGGCGCTTGCGCCGCTGTTCGGTGTCACCCCGACGTGGCGACTGGTGACGTTCCCGCTGTGGGTGCTCGCTGCACTGCTTGTGGTGCTAAGCGTCTCGACGTGGCTGTCCGCCCTCAACGTCCGCTATCGCGATGTCAACCATGCGGTCACGCTGCTCATCCAGCTGTGGCTGTTCGCCAGCCCCGTTGCCTACCCGCTGAGCCAGGTGCCCGACGCCTGGCGTCAGCTGTACCTGCTCAACCCGACGGTCGGGATCATCGAAGGCTTCCGCTGGTCGATGATCGGCGCACCGTGGCCAGGCACGGATGTCGTCATCTCGTTCACCGCCGGGGCGGTACTACTTGCCGGAGGCTTGCTGTACTTCCAGCATAACGAACGACGCTTCGCGGACGTGATCTGA
- a CDS encoding glycosyltransferase, with translation MKVLLSAYSCEVGKGSEPEVGLQTLLAAASQHEVWLLTTEIGLRKLKRYLARSSLADRIHVEAVPLGVREHGLSLVAFHRYYDRWQRRVSTRVLDLDRVVNFDVIHHATLASYWTRAGVAVVDKPFVWGPVGGGVLPPMVLVGELGGRGFLGDLARMVGRKGAAALPPVRRAARRADVILAQNEATARVLHPFGHVEIVSNATAAKAWSTPPIDQRRPEVVIAGRLVAWKAVPLALRAWGYVTHPRAELIIYGDGPDRSRIEREIRRRGWQDRVRIAGWIPREHLLERVGRAAAVLHTSLHDEAGLALSEALSLGTPVVCLDHGGPREIVRQWPQELSVSVPPGPPDLTARRLAAGIDRFLASPAPVRTTPLPPRRSYTEAILTAYEEAVRSYRSNRVQGRSAHRAR, from the coding sequence GTGAAGGTCCTGCTGTCGGCATACTCGTGCGAGGTCGGCAAAGGTTCAGAGCCCGAGGTCGGGCTTCAGACGCTCCTCGCTGCGGCCTCCCAGCACGAGGTCTGGCTCCTGACGACAGAGATCGGCCTTCGCAAGCTGAAGCGTTACCTCGCGCGATCCAGCCTTGCGGATCGCATCCACGTGGAAGCCGTCCCGCTCGGCGTCCGGGAGCATGGGCTGAGCCTCGTCGCGTTCCACCGCTACTACGACCGCTGGCAGCGGCGAGTCAGCACCCGTGTCCTCGATCTCGACCGAGTGGTGAACTTCGACGTGATCCATCATGCGACGCTCGCCAGCTACTGGACGCGCGCCGGTGTCGCCGTGGTGGACAAGCCGTTCGTCTGGGGCCCGGTCGGCGGCGGTGTCTTGCCACCGATGGTCCTCGTGGGCGAGCTAGGCGGCAGAGGCTTCCTCGGTGACCTCGCTCGTATGGTCGGCCGGAAGGGTGCTGCAGCCCTGCCTCCGGTGCGGCGCGCAGCGCGGCGAGCCGACGTGATCCTCGCTCAGAACGAGGCGACAGCGCGGGTCCTGCATCCGTTTGGTCATGTCGAGATCGTCTCGAACGCGACGGCCGCCAAGGCTTGGAGCACGCCGCCGATCGACCAGCGCAGGCCTGAAGTGGTCATCGCCGGACGGCTCGTCGCGTGGAAAGCGGTCCCGCTCGCGCTGCGTGCGTGGGGCTACGTCACCCACCCTCGTGCGGAACTCATCATCTATGGCGACGGTCCTGACCGGTCACGCATCGAGCGCGAGATCCGTCGCCGGGGCTGGCAGGATCGGGTGCGGATCGCCGGGTGGATCCCGCGCGAACATCTCCTGGAGCGGGTTGGCCGCGCCGCTGCGGTCCTCCACACGTCACTGCACGACGAAGCGGGGTTGGCGCTCAGCGAGGCACTATCACTCGGTACGCCAGTCGTGTGCCTCGATCACGGAGGCCCCCGGGAGATCGTGCGTCAGTGGCCGCAGGAGCTGTCCGTGTCTGTCCCGCCGGGCCCCCCCGACCTCACGGCGCGCCGCCTGGCTGCGGGCATCGACCGTTTCCTGGCCAGCCCGGCCCCCGTGAGAACCACGCCGCTGCCCCCCCGACGGTCATACACAGAGGCGATCCTGACTGCGTACGAGGAAGCTGTTCGCAGCTATCGGTCGAATCGGGTGCAGGGTCGCTCAGCGCACCGAGCGCGCTGA
- a CDS encoding ABC transporter ATP-binding protein translates to MRPVVIDVDHLSKRYYLGEDRAGGTVREALTGLARQLVGRGGHRTREEIWSLRDVSFDLVEGAALGVIGRNGAGKTTLLKILSRITEPTSGVARTRGRVAALLEVGTGFHPELTGRENVFLNGAILGMGRREIARRFDDIVTFAGVERFVDTPVKRYSSGMYLRLAFSVAAHLEPDILVVDEVLAVGDAEFQAKCLGRMASAEREGRTVVFVSHNLDAIVQLCPRAIWLEEGRIAADGAATDVVDAYLASEIRRSQSGQLVQDDHGRVTLCSVTVTDPGGGPVTVARRDRPLTIDVRFDVKERLPGLDLSIQLTNQRGVEVVNEAWSDAVANRPAMPGRYRARLVIPPVLNVGEYVIGVWIGTVFDDCLHERQAARIRLEGDPKGRSQRAVDLQLPWEVEILEADDSGGPTVAGAASSRADPRQD, encoded by the coding sequence ATGCGCCCCGTCGTCATCGACGTCGACCATCTCAGCAAGCGCTACTACCTCGGTGAGGACCGGGCTGGCGGCACAGTACGCGAGGCGCTGACAGGGCTGGCACGGCAGCTCGTCGGCCGCGGAGGGCACCGGACTCGCGAGGAGATCTGGTCGCTGCGCGACGTCAGCTTCGACCTGGTCGAAGGCGCGGCGCTCGGCGTCATCGGGCGCAACGGCGCCGGCAAGACCACGCTCCTCAAGATCCTCAGCCGCATCACGGAGCCGACCAGCGGGGTGGCCCGGACGCGGGGCCGTGTTGCCGCCCTGCTGGAGGTCGGCACCGGGTTTCACCCCGAGCTGACCGGACGCGAGAACGTCTTCCTCAACGGGGCGATCTTGGGGATGGGGCGGCGGGAGATCGCCCGACGGTTCGACGACATCGTGACCTTCGCCGGGGTCGAGAGGTTCGTCGACACGCCGGTGAAGCGCTACTCGTCCGGGATGTACTTGCGGCTGGCGTTCTCCGTGGCGGCCCACCTCGAACCCGACATCCTCGTTGTTGACGAGGTCCTCGCCGTGGGCGACGCGGAATTCCAGGCCAAGTGCCTCGGCCGGATGGCTTCGGCTGAGCGTGAGGGCCGCACCGTCGTGTTCGTCAGCCACAACCTGGACGCGATCGTGCAGCTTTGCCCCCGAGCGATCTGGCTCGAGGAGGGGCGGATCGCCGCGGATGGTGCCGCCACCGATGTCGTGGATGCGTATCTCGCCAGCGAGATCCGACGATCGCAGTCGGGGCAACTCGTGCAGGACGACCATGGCCGGGTCACGCTCTGCTCGGTGACCGTCACCGATCCCGGAGGCGGCCCCGTCACGGTCGCACGTCGCGACCGGCCGCTCACCATCGACGTCCGTTTCGACGTGAAGGAGCGCTTGCCCGGTCTCGACCTATCCATCCAGCTGACCAACCAGCGCGGAGTCGAGGTGGTGAACGAGGCATGGTCAGACGCCGTCGCCAACCGTCCGGCCATGCCCGGAAGGTACCGAGCGCGCCTGGTGATCCCACCGGTCCTGAACGTCGGGGAGTACGTCATCGGCGTGTGGATCGGGACTGTCTTCGATGACTGCCTGCACGAGCGGCAGGCCGCCCGCATCCGTCTGGAGGGTGATCCGAAGGGTCGTTCGCAACGTGCGGTCGACCTGCAGCTGCCATGGGAGGTCGAGATCCTGGAGGCGGACGATTCGGGCGGGCCAACTGTGGCGGGAGCAGCTTCCTCGCGAGCGGATCCACGACAGGACTGA
- a CDS encoding decaprenyl-phosphate phosphoribosyltransferase produces the protein MAITASGTARRSLGSALVASARPRQWLKNLLVFAAPATGRVLLQPEVFARVFATFVAFTLVSSGVYYVNDIIDRHEDAQHPRKRFRPIAAGEIPVRLAWFVGILLLLGGVLAAFATGGAGLVAVVGGYVILAMSYAIVLRGVALLDMAGIAGGFLLRAVAGGVAVDVPLSSWFLIVATFASLFVAASKRHAELVRVGEARGDHRSTLAGYSESYLRFVQYSSSTACITAYCLWAFEGAVMAPLWSGLSIIPFVLGVFRYALLVDTGRGESPEDLVFGDASLVGFGFTWIALLAVGLLLS, from the coding sequence GTGGCGATCACCGCTTCGGGCACCGCCAGACGTTCCCTTGGGTCGGCGCTGGTCGCGTCGGCGCGCCCGCGGCAGTGGCTGAAGAACCTCCTGGTCTTCGCTGCGCCCGCCACCGGGCGCGTGCTGCTCCAGCCGGAGGTCTTCGCACGGGTCTTCGCCACGTTCGTTGCGTTCACGCTGGTTTCGAGCGGCGTCTACTACGTGAACGACATCATCGACCGTCACGAGGACGCCCAGCACCCGCGCAAGAGGTTCCGGCCAATCGCTGCCGGGGAGATCCCCGTCCGCCTCGCATGGTTCGTCGGAATCCTGCTGTTGCTCGGCGGCGTGCTCGCCGCGTTCGCGACCGGAGGAGCTGGGCTCGTCGCCGTCGTCGGCGGCTACGTAATCCTGGCGATGAGCTACGCGATCGTTCTCCGCGGGGTCGCCCTGCTCGACATGGCAGGGATCGCGGGTGGCTTCCTGTTGCGGGCCGTGGCGGGTGGCGTGGCGGTGGACGTCCCATTGTCGAGTTGGTTCCTGATCGTGGCGACGTTCGCCTCGCTGTTCGTGGCCGCGAGCAAGCGACACGCGGAACTCGTCCGCGTCGGTGAGGCCCGCGGGGACCACCGTTCGACTCTCGCAGGGTACAGCGAGTCCTACCTGCGCTTTGTCCAGTACAGCTCGTCCACGGCTTGCATCACCGCCTACTGTCTGTGGGCGTTCGAGGGTGCGGTGATGGCGCCGCTGTGGTCGGGGCTCTCCATCATCCCGTTCGTCCTCGGGGTCTTCCGCTACGCCCTGCTGGTCGATACCGGCCGAGGAGAGAGCCCTGAGGATCTGGTGTTCGGCGATGCCTCGCTGGTCGGGTTCGGCTTCACCTGGATAGCACTGCTGGCCGTAGGCCTGTTGCTGTCCTGA
- a CDS encoding glycosyltransferase: MRIAQVAARQLPGSGVLTVIVELALALARRGHDVDLWQLHDWDGAGFDELTGRLRQGGVTPVRMPDRNGWRAAQQAAARTVSERGTEVVHLHSVFVPRNAAIARGLKVPYALSPHGGYHPVSLARRRMRKLVYRAAVECRLIREASLVPVLTQDEANHVHRLVPAARTVVIPNGVARRPPTDLDPTAFRGRYGVDSRQRLAVYVGRLDVQHKGLDRLLRGAATAPEWRLLLVGPDHRGGREILERLARELDLRDRIGFTGAVGPRDVHAALAAADLFTLTSRWEGQPMALLEALSHGTPALVTPVVERVVPVAASGAGWMAPPAELGPILQRLASANRGDWSGHRAAARRLAARYDWDAVAERYEEVYAASAGATS, translated from the coding sequence GTGCGCATCGCCCAGGTCGCGGCCCGACAATTGCCGGGTTCAGGCGTGCTGACGGTCATCGTGGAGCTGGCGCTGGCGTTGGCGCGCCGCGGCCACGACGTTGATCTGTGGCAGTTGCATGATTGGGACGGCGCCGGCTTCGACGAGCTTACGGGACGTCTTCGGCAGGGCGGTGTCACCCCAGTCCGGATGCCCGACCGCAACGGCTGGCGAGCAGCCCAGCAGGCGGCCGCGCGGACAGTCAGCGAACGGGGAACCGAGGTGGTGCATCTGCACAGCGTCTTCGTCCCACGTAACGCAGCGATCGCCCGTGGCCTGAAGGTTCCCTACGCCTTGTCCCCTCACGGCGGGTACCACCCGGTCTCACTCGCGCGTCGTCGTATGCGCAAGCTGGTGTACCGCGCTGCGGTCGAATGCCGCCTGATTCGAGAAGCCTCTCTCGTGCCGGTGCTCACACAGGACGAGGCCAACCACGTCCACCGCCTGGTGCCGGCAGCGCGGACGGTCGTCATCCCGAACGGCGTGGCGCGACGACCGCCGACCGACCTTGACCCGACCGCCTTCCGAGGGCGGTACGGCGTCGACAGCCGACAGCGGCTCGCGGTATACGTCGGCCGGCTGGACGTGCAGCACAAGGGGCTGGACCGGCTGCTTCGAGGTGCGGCTACCGCGCCCGAGTGGCGGCTGCTTCTCGTCGGACCCGATCATCGCGGCGGTCGCGAGATCCTCGAGCGGCTGGCCCGGGAACTCGACCTGCGCGACCGCATCGGGTTCACGGGAGCCGTTGGCCCGCGGGATGTCCATGCGGCGCTCGCCGCCGCCGACCTGTTCACGCTCACCTCCCGGTGGGAAGGGCAGCCGATGGCGCTCCTGGAGGCCTTGAGCCACGGAACCCCGGCGCTGGTCACCCCGGTCGTTGAGCGAGTGGTTCCTGTCGCGGCCTCTGGAGCGGGGTGGATGGCGCCGCCAGCCGAACTGGGACCCATCTTGCAGCGCCTGGCGTCCGCCAACCGCGGCGACTGGTCTGGGCACCGCGCTGCAGCCCGGCGGCTTGCAGCACGGTACGACTGGGATGCGGTGGCGGAGCGATACGAGGAGGTCTACGCCGCCTCGGCCGGTGCCACGTCGTGA
- a CDS encoding methyltransferase domain-containing protein: MQAPRTATVVLPAYGVAPALPSIVRDLAVAAHGMRTRGITLDVLVLHDGRDDAAERVEKAAAELGLALRTAAGPDEPGAAYLEGFRQVLAEDAGPDLIITLDANGRHDATVIPRLVDRMLADGLHVVIGSRWARGSGTPGLSVPRWIMGRLANLTFRLLTGTRGVSDATTSFRVARREVFHHFDLADIPVNSHSVQTAFVAVAVANGFRIGEGPIIYGPALAGGDGLQLDDISGFARHLSALRRHVDRARQRRLSPVGRVFDDDAFGAADDLERLGTAKYFFDWVLDEFRPYLHGRLLEVGAGLGTITRKLIDRDPELTIVALEPASNVFEDLASVTALTPRVEAHRCTLAEYARDRSDRFDAVVYLNVLEHIDDDAGELRRAAEVLRPGGAVLVFGPALEWLYSDLDYKAGHYRRYTVADLRRLAEDAGLDVIKVTYFDVLGVAPYLLVYRLLRHTDISSSSMWGYDRVVVPLSRFLQRLLRRPPLGKNVILIARRP, translated from the coding sequence ATGCAGGCTCCACGCACCGCGACGGTGGTTCTCCCCGCCTACGGTGTGGCGCCAGCCTTGCCGAGCATCGTCCGGGACCTCGCTGTGGCCGCACACGGGATGCGCACCCGCGGCATCACGCTGGACGTCCTGGTCCTCCACGATGGACGCGACGACGCAGCTGAACGCGTGGAGAAGGCTGCAGCCGAGCTAGGCCTCGCGCTCCGCACCGCGGCCGGTCCCGATGAGCCCGGTGCCGCCTACCTCGAGGGGTTCCGCCAGGTGCTCGCGGAGGACGCCGGTCCTGACCTCATCATCACACTGGACGCCAACGGCCGTCACGACGCCACCGTGATCCCCCGGCTCGTCGACCGCATGCTGGCTGACGGTCTGCACGTCGTGATCGGCTCTCGCTGGGCCCGCGGCAGTGGGACCCCTGGGCTCAGCGTCCCGCGCTGGATCATGGGGCGGCTCGCGAACCTCACTTTCCGGCTGCTCACCGGCACCAGGGGCGTGTCGGACGCCACCACGAGCTTCCGCGTGGCCCGTAGGGAGGTGTTCCACCACTTCGATCTTGCGGACATCCCGGTCAACAGCCACAGCGTACAGACAGCGTTCGTGGCGGTGGCCGTCGCGAACGGGTTCCGTATCGGTGAGGGCCCGATCATCTACGGACCAGCCCTTGCCGGCGGGGATGGCTTGCAACTCGACGACATCTCTGGTTTCGCCCGTCACCTCTCCGCCCTCCGCCGACACGTCGACCGCGCGAGGCAGCGGCGCCTCTCTCCCGTCGGTCGCGTTTTCGACGACGACGCCTTTGGGGCGGCTGACGACCTCGAACGCCTCGGCACCGCCAAGTACTTCTTCGACTGGGTGCTCGACGAGTTCAGGCCGTACCTACACGGCCGCCTACTGGAGGTGGGAGCGGGGCTGGGCACCATCACCCGCAAGCTGATCGACCGTGACCCCGAGCTGACGATCGTCGCCCTCGAGCCCGCTTCGAACGTCTTCGAGGATCTCGCGTCCGTGACTGCACTGACCCCCAGGGTCGAGGCCCACCGCTGCACGCTGGCGGAGTACGCACGCGACCGCTCCGACCGCTTCGACGCCGTGGTCTATCTGAACGTCCTGGAGCACATCGATGACGATGCCGGTGAACTCCGTCGCGCCGCAGAGGTCCTGCGCCCGGGCGGCGCGGTGCTCGTCTTCGGTCCAGCACTGGAGTGGTTGTACAGCGACCTTGACTACAAGGCCGGCCACTACCGCCGCTACACGGTTGCGGACCTGCGGCGGCTGGCGGAGGATGCCGGCCTCGATGTGATCAAGGTCACGTACTTCGACGTCCTGGGCGTGGCGCCCTACCTGCTCGTCTACCGTCTCTTGCGCCACACCGACATCAGCAGCTCGAGCATGTGGGGCTACGACCGGGTTGTCGTACCGCTCAGCCGCTTCTTGCAGCGACTGCTGCGTCGCCCGCCGCTGGGCAAGAACGTGATCCTGATCGCGCGTCGACCGTAA